TTTTCACCAACTCGAGAACCAAAAATGTAAACATGAAATCCTTGATTCTTTAAGGGCATTATAACAAGATGATTCAACAATTCATATTGTTCCGCAGTCATGCCAAACTTCATTGAAGTCGACTCAATTTGCCGATATAGTCATGAATCTGAGCTTGAAAGAGTATTATTTGTTGAAAAACTTTGGTCGCTGTTTCTTCATCATAGGAATGACTTGAGCTGTTCCTTGCCTCAATAAAATCTAGCCACATTTCAGCTGAACTAATTAAATCCGCTCTTGCCATCTCTCGAATAGCTTGTTTAGGAAATTTGGTTTGGGAGCCTAGTTTTTTTACCGCTACC
This DNA window, taken from Deltaproteobacteria bacterium, encodes the following:
- a CDS encoding nucleotidyltransferase substrate binding protein, translating into MASNISLEELTKAVATLEEALEFSKQVQSHQIQFKIARDACIQRFEYTIELSWKVAVKKLGSQTKFPKQAIREMARADLISSAEMWLDFIEARNSSSHSYDEETATKVFQQIILFQAQIHDYIGKLSRLQ